The DNA sequence GCGCTGCTGAACAGCTACGTGAACCCGGACCACGAGCGCGAGTGCGCGCGCCTGCTCGGCGACGCCGGGGCCGCGCCGGTCGTCTTCGCCGCGACCGACGTCGCCGCCGAGATGCGCGAGTACGAGCGGATCTCCACCGCCGTACTGAACGGGTACGTCGAGCCGGTGGTCGCCGGCTACGTCGGCCGGCTGGAGTCGCGGCTGGCCGAGGACGGGCTCGCCGGCGGCCTGTGGATCATGCAGTCCAACGGTGGTCTGATGAACGCGTCTGCGGTGCGCCGGCAGAGCGTGCGCACCATCCTCTCCGGGCTCGCCGGCGGGGTGATCGGCGCCGCGCGGTGGGCGCACGACCTCGGCCTGCAGAAGGCGGTCAGCCTGGACATCGGCGGCACCAGCACGGACATCGCGTTGATCAGGGACGGCAAGCCGGACGAGGTGACGTCCGCGGAGATCGACGGCTTCCCCATGCGGATGCCCGCTGTGGACGTGCACACCATCGGCGCCGGCGGCGGCTCGATCGCGTGGCGCGACGCCGGCGGCGGGCTGCGCGTCGGGCCGCAGTCGGCCGGCGCCGATCCCGGGCCGGTGTCGTACGGCCGCGGCGGCGACCGCACGACGGTGACCGACGCGCACCTGCTGCTCGGCCGGCTGGGCACCGACCTCCTCGACGGCGAGCTGAGCCTCGATGCGGAGGCGGCGCGTACGCAGCTGGCGCTGCTCGCCGACGCTCTCGGCCTGCCGACCGAGGAGACCGCGGCCGGGGTGCTCCGGGTCGCGAACGCGACCATCGCACGCGGCATCCGCGCCGTGAGCGTGGAACGCGGCGTGGACGTCCGCGACTGCACGCTGATCGCGTTCGGCGGCGCCGGGCCGCTGCACGGCGCCGAGCTGTTGCACGAGCTGGGCATGCGTGCGGTGGTCGTACCCCCGCATCCCGGCATCGCGTCCGCCGTCGGCATGCTCGACGCGCCGATCCGGCACGACTTCGCCGCCGCAGCGACCGCGCGTTCCGCGGCCGACCTGCCCGACACCGGCAAGGTGCTCGACGCGCTGGCCGCGGACGCGCTTGCATTCATGACGGACGCGGAAGACCTCCCCGCGACCGAGGTCGACCTGTGGCGTGGCGTCGACGCGCGCTACCTCGGCCAGAGCTACGAGCTCACCATCGACTGGCGCGCCGACTTCGACGCGCTGCGCACGGCGTTCGACGCCGCACACCTGGAGCGGTACGGCTTCGCCGACGACGACGCCACGCTGGAGATCGTCGCCGTCCGCGTCACCGCGACCGCGCCGATGGCGGAGAGCACCACTCAGGAGCGCACCGCCCCATCGGCCATGCCCACCCCGGTCGCCCACCGCACCGCGTACATCGCAGGTGCGTGGCACGAGACGCCGGTCTACCGCCGCGACGCACTGCCGGCGGACCAACCGATGGCCGGCCCGCTCATCGTGGAACAACTGGACAGCACGGTCGTCGTCGCGGCCGGACAACTATGCACCGCCGACGCGGAGGGGTTCCTCCGGATCGAGGCGGAGGGAGCACGATGAACGGAGACACCCGACTGGACCCGGTGGCGCTCGAGGTCGCCAGGCACCGACTGGAGTCGGTCGCGGAAGAGGTCGGCATGGCGCTCATCCGCACCTCGTACTCGCCGAACATCAAGGACAGGCGCGACTGCTCCGCCGGCATCTACGCCCCCGACGGCGAGCTGATCGCGCAGGCCGAGCACATCCCGCTCCACCTCGGCCTGATGCCGTCGATGATCAAGGCGGCGGTCGCCGAGGTCGGCACGGCGCAGCTGCGGCCGGGTGACGTGCTCATCACGAACAACCCGTACATCGGCGGCTCGCACCTGCCGGACACCTGCGTCATCACCCCGGTGCACGACGGCGACGAGCTGGTGGCGCTGCTCGCGAACATGGCGCACCACGTCGACGTGGGCGGCAGCACGCCGGGGTCGATGGCCGCCGACGCGACGGAGATCTTCGCCGAGGGCATCAGGATCCCGCCGATGCGGCTGATCACCCGCGGCCGGCTGCGCACCGACGTGCTGCAGCTGTTGATGGCCAACGTGCGGACGCACGAGAAGACCCGCGGCGACCTGATGGCCCAGGTCGCCGCGAACGAGCTCGGCGCCCGCCGGATCCGCGAGCTGGTGGCCGAGTGGGGCGTCGACGGCCTGCAGGATGCGTGCCTCGCGCTCGTCGAGTACGCCGAGCGGCGCACCCGGGCCGCGCTCGCCGAGCTGCCAGACGGCACCGGCTCGTTCACCGACTTCCTCGAGCACACCGGCACCCGGCCGGCGGACATCCCCATCGCGGCGACCGTGCGCAAGTACGGCAGCGAGCTCGCCGTCGACCTCACCGCATCCGCCGACCAGGTCGAAGGTGCGGTGAACTGCTCGTCCGCCATCACGCAG is a window from the Streptosporangiales bacterium genome containing:
- a CDS encoding hydantoinase/oxoprolinase family protein, with the protein product MTETTDQARVAIDTGGTFTDVALRSADGRVTVQKVPSRPSAPDDAVLAGLRKACTTTGVPETAVSRLVHGTTVATNALLTRGGARVGLVTTAGFRDVLTIGYQTRPSLYDPLARHPAPLVPPERTWEVDERVLADGSVRTPLPATDVHALTTSIKAEAPDVVVVALLNSYVNPDHERECARLLGDAGAAPVVFAATDVAAEMREYERISTAVLNGYVEPVVAGYVGRLESRLAEDGLAGGLWIMQSNGGLMNASAVRRQSVRTILSGLAGGVIGAARWAHDLGLQKAVSLDIGGTSTDIALIRDGKPDEVTSAEIDGFPMRMPAVDVHTIGAGGGSIAWRDAGGGLRVGPQSAGADPGPVSYGRGGDRTTVTDAHLLLGRLGTDLLDGELSLDAEAARTQLALLADALGLPTEETAAGVLRVANATIARGIRAVSVERGVDVRDCTLIAFGGAGPLHGAELLHELGMRAVVVPPHPGIASAVGMLDAPIRHDFAAAATARSAADLPDTGKVLDALAADALAFMTDAEDLPATEVDLWRGVDARYLGQSYELTIDWRADFDALRTAFDAAHLERYGFADDDATLEIVAVRVTATAPMAESTTQERTAPSAMPTPVAHRTAYIAGAWHETPVYRRDALPADQPMAGPLIVEQLDSTVVVAAGQLCTADAEGFLRIEAEGAR
- a CDS encoding hydantoinase B/oxoprolinase family protein, translated to MNGDTRLDPVALEVARHRLESVAEEVGMALIRTSYSPNIKDRRDCSAGIYAPDGELIAQAEHIPLHLGLMPSMIKAAVAEVGTAQLRPGDVLITNNPYIGGSHLPDTCVITPVHDGDELVALLANMAHHVDVGGSTPGSMAADATEIFAEGIRIPPMRLITRGRLRTDVLQLLMANVRTHEKTRGDLMAQVAANELGARRIRELVAEWGVDGLQDACLALVEYAERRTRAALAELPDGTGSFTDFLEHTGTRPADIPIAATVRKYGSELAVDLTASADQVEGAVNCSSAITQGCIAYVVKMLTDPTLPSNAGLMRPISVDTRPGSVVSARFPAPVANGNTQTAQRIVDAVLGAFQTFAPERVPAASSGSMSIVTVGGLHPETGQYFSYVETYGGGQGAHPLLDGADAVHTHMTNTRNTPCEVIEREYPLLVRRYAVARDTGGAGRHCGGAGLVRELELTAGEAVAVVATARVDRRPWGLDGGEPGRPATVRAVLAGDEVQLEAMSRLKLTAGDRVHIQTAGGGGYGQP